One window of Lytechinus variegatus isolate NC3 chromosome 2, Lvar_3.0, whole genome shotgun sequence genomic DNA carries:
- the LOC121407942 gene encoding protein IMPACT-like: MEEDDLTKQVDEIEAMSAIYGDDWCVVDEISRIYAITISDENNKDLTVRLQVLLPDEYPSKVSPVTELSAPWLSGSKRILLESNLEQVCTENIGESVLYLVVERIQEFLSENSSSIEDNESEISSANKTDVDEDRDVHTVDQLATTLKHLHTSKETVRSHAPQTIELPPLTHGDTITDRKSTFQAHIAFPVVEVEQVKCLLRKLCENKKIQHATHNIMAYRIYKEDHDCFIQDCDDDGETAAGGRLLHLLQIVDARNVMVVVSRWYGGILLGPDRFKHINNAARSILNSSGFIQNKDSTQKSKKTKSKNR; encoded by the exons ATGGAGGAAGATGATCTCACAAAACAG GTTGATGAGATTGAAGCAATGTCGGCCATTTATGGAGACGACTGGTGTGTGGTGGATGAAATCAGCAGGATCTATGCCATTACAATCTCAgatgaaaataacaaagattTAACAGTCAGGCTGCAG GTGCTTCTCCCCGATGAGTATCCAAGCAAAGTTTCTCCCGTTACCGAATTAAG TGCGCCTTGGTTGTCTGGTAGTAAGAGAATACTTCTGGAGTCCAACCTTGAGCAGGTTTGTAC AGAAAACATTGGAGAGAGTGTACTCTATCTGGTGGTTGAACGGATACAGGAATTTCTctctgaaaattcatcaagcaTCGAGGACAACGAAAGTGAAATTTCTTCAGCAAACAAAACGG atGTTGATGAGGATAGGGATGTTCATACAGTTGACCAACTTGCGACTACACTCAAACATCTGCACACCTCAAAGGAAACTGTACGAAGCCATGCTCCCCAAACTATAG AGCTGCCGCCACTTACACACGGTGATACCATTACTGATAGAAAGAGCACTTTTCAAGCACATATAGCATTCCCTGTGGTAGAAGTAGAACAA GTCAAATGTTTGCTTCGTAAACTGTGTGAAAACAAGAAAATCCAACATGCCACTCATAATATTATGGCTTACAG GATATACAAAGAGGATCACGATTGTTTCATTCAGGATTGTGACGATGATGGAGAAACAGCAGCGGGTGGTAGACTTCTTCATCTACTACAG ATTGTGGATGCCAGGAATGTGATGGTGGTTGTGTCTCGATGGTATGGAGGTATTCTTCTTGGTCCCGATAGATTCAAACACATCAACAATGCAGCCAGGAGTATACTCAACAGCTCAGGATTTATACAAAATAAG GATTCTACGCAGAAGTCAAAGAAGACCAAGTCGAAGAACAGATGA